One genomic region from Pseudomonas hormoni encodes:
- a CDS encoding helix-turn-helix domain-containing protein — protein sequence MNKPDLPSIPVFKLYGESLDWPTPDLLHCETISKRSREHQWEIKPHRHADLCQLLFVFKGQAELEIEGKRTQLSEPAMLVLPPLSVHGYRFSEDVEGFVVTLAAPLVAHLQAQLGNSVNALAQAESYPAGNDGEYLNSLFSALQNEYTGHQPAREMLMHSLVSVIMVWVSRQALQRRSASQRPQRAREYLNGYIQLVEETYRQHVKVEDLAHRLGISVSHLNGTCRELAGQPALQIMHERQLLEAKRLLTYTSMTIYEMSDVLGFSDPTNFTRLFRRRVGISPKAFRDRLKADQDNEA from the coding sequence ATGAACAAGCCTGACCTGCCTTCGATACCGGTGTTCAAGCTTTACGGTGAAAGCCTGGACTGGCCGACCCCGGACTTGTTGCACTGCGAAACCATTTCCAAACGCAGCCGCGAACATCAGTGGGAAATCAAACCCCATCGCCACGCCGATTTGTGCCAGTTGCTCTTCGTATTCAAAGGTCAGGCAGAGCTTGAAATCGAAGGCAAACGCACGCAACTGAGCGAACCGGCGATGCTGGTTCTGCCGCCGTTATCGGTGCACGGTTATCGTTTTTCCGAGGATGTCGAAGGGTTTGTCGTGACCCTGGCCGCGCCGCTGGTCGCCCACCTTCAGGCGCAACTGGGCAATTCGGTGAATGCCCTGGCCCAGGCCGAAAGTTATCCGGCCGGCAATGACGGTGAGTACCTCAACAGTTTGTTTTCCGCGTTGCAAAACGAATACACCGGCCATCAACCGGCCCGGGAAATGCTCATGCATTCGCTGGTCAGCGTGATCATGGTGTGGGTCAGCCGTCAGGCGCTTCAACGTCGCTCCGCGAGTCAACGTCCGCAGCGTGCGCGGGAATACCTAAACGGGTATATCCAGCTGGTGGAAGAGACGTATCGCCAACACGTCAAGGTCGAGGACCTGGCGCATCGGCTGGGGATTTCTGTGTCGCACCTCAACGGCACCTGCCGTGAACTGGCGGGGCAACCGGCGTTGCAGATCATGCACGAGCGGCAATTGCTGGAGGCCAAGCGTTTGCTGACCTACACCAGCATGACCATTTACGAAATGTCTGATGTGTTGGGTTTTTCCGATCCGACCAACTTCACGCGTCTGTTCCGACGCCGGGTGGGGATCTCGCCCAAGGCTTTTCGCGACCGCTTGAAGGCCGATCAGGACAACGAGGCCTGA